aaaaatattatatttattttatgtagactttccaattcaataatattagattgtatttcttattattttccttatctattttcattttccaatttcactacatactcattaaaacattcatatatatatatatatatatatatatttaatacatactcattttcattttccaatttcactacatactcattaaaacattcatatataataataataataattaaaaatataattatatttaaataattaatcatgtggtacaaacaatatagaaaaaaaaataaacattaaaaaacaaatttttttttttgagaataaaaacaaatgacttcttcattttttttttgcacagctaaaatagatttaaaaaaaaaaaaacagaatagttcatggcattttcttattgattagacattaatttttaaaactcaagtttgattaagaaatatatatttaattaagatttatagagtgattaaatcattgaaataactaaattttttattttaaagataataatttatttgcaaattatatgagtgaggttatttgaggaaatttagtgagatttagtgagtaaatttagtatttgaaaatttgataaaaagTGTAAAAAATATAGAGGTCAAATGAGTAAATTTAAagattccaatagaaaaactcatttcACCCCCTTATTCTTTAATCAACATAACAACAATAGTCCAGCCGTCCAGGACTGTGGGCCTAGTTTATAGGAACATGCATGCATTCAGAATTTTTTTAACAGCTGCAGATTAAAAGTCCAACTAGCTAGCAGCAGATACATGGAATCCTTCTGCCTTTGACGAAAAACAGGACATTTCAATCTGTACAATTCTAGCCTATATGTAGGTTCTTATTAGTCTCCACTATTAGTATAATCGTAGCTCACTTTCTCAAATCCTCCCTTctctttgttatttttttcctATTGAACCTCTCTTCTTGGAAATCAATGAAATGGTCTGTACGTTCAAGACCTATTTAGCTGCATGCTCAGTAATTCACATATCTGATGGCAGTTCCAATTCACACTTATGGCACTTCAAATTGTGTAGAAACCAGGTTAAGGTCTATCTACTTCAGCTAGCCTAGCTATTTTTGAATTCTGTTAGATTTCTGCATGTATTTTTGGATTCATAGTAATTGTTGTGTGTTTGGGTGATTACCATTCCGGGAAAATGATATGTATCCTATACTGTGTGAACATTCGTTATgcaatatcatttttcattgtaACCCAGCTATTCGCTAATTCCAATCATGAATTAGAAACTTCTTATgctaaagtaatctggggttcacatccaaaactggcaatggatgaagtggccCAAACCTTTATAAATTCATAGGCAATTGGTCCcattttttccatgtgggatgtatatattctcaacatctTACCATATGAATAACTTGTACCCCTCATTCTTCACCTCTTCATAGATATTGTACCAGATATCTGCAATTTTCAGCTGCAACATAGTAGGGACTAGAGACTCTTTCCATAATGAATTATATatgatatacatatatttagtTCACTAGCTAGGAAATCATTCTGCGGTTGGTATGCAGGTAGAAAAACCAAAAGAATTGCCTTAATTGCTTCCCATGCCAGTGCCAGACCTTAAAACAATAATGGATGACTTTTGGATTACCCTTATGTTCCTTGGAAACAATCCTCGATACATTGCCACAAATGAGAACATATATGGGTTCCAGTTGCAATGAGCACACGCAGCACCTTTACTTCTTTCCCTTCTTCAAATCctcaatgaaatatgatgtctttcTCAGTTTTAGAGGTGATGACACTCGGAAGGGTTTTACAGACCACTTATCCACTGCATTGGAAGATAAAGGAATAATAACTTTCAGGGATAACCTTGAACTTGGAAAAGGGATAGCTATTTCTCCAGAACTCTCAACTGCAATTGAAGAATCAAGGTTTGCTCTGATTATTATTTCACAAAATTATGGGTCATCAacatggtgcttggatgaacttcAAAAAATTCTTGAATGCATGGAAGCAAAAGAAGCAGTGCTGCCAATTTTCTATCATGTCAATCCCTCTGATGTACGAAAACAAACTGGACCTTTTGCGGAAGCCTTTATCAAACATGAAAAAAGGTTCAGGgatgagaaaaagaaggtgCAAAGGTGGAGGGATGCTTTAACAAGAGTGGCAAATCTCTCTGGGTGGAATTCAAAGGAGAGATATAATACTCTTTCTACTCTTTCCACTAAAAAAATGGTTACAGAGTTGATGATTATATATAATACTATTGGGGACTTCAAATGTATGTCAAAGAAAACAGAACCAGTTATCTTTGCAAGTTGTAGTTGAAAGAATATTACTGGTGATAATGCTAAATTGCATAATGTTATAGATGAATTCGATATGATATGCTTTATTTTGTTTCAAGTCACAAGTAGTATTGTAAGAAAGATGACCAATCT
This portion of the Rosa chinensis cultivar Old Blush chromosome 1, RchiOBHm-V2, whole genome shotgun sequence genome encodes:
- the LOC121049640 gene encoding disease resistance protein RUN1-like, translated to MTFGLPLCSLETILDTLPQMRTYMGSSCNEHTQHLYFFPFFKSSMKYDVFLSFRGDDTRKGFTDHLSTALEDKGIITFRDNLELGKGIAISPELSTAIEESRFALIIISQNYGSSTWCLDELQKILECMEAKEAVLPIFYHVNPSDVRKQTGPFAEAFIKHEKRFRDEKKKVQRWRDALTRVANLSGWNSKESYESQLVKDIAEVIWTKLRSTECHSVENLVGINSRLKQINSLLGRCVDKSNSSLCHDV